Proteins co-encoded in one Ziziphus jujuba cultivar Dongzao chromosome 9, ASM3175591v1 genomic window:
- the LOC107427177 gene encoding protein EXORDIUM-like 5 produces MSLPNFFFFFFVSIFLSHGVSSSSSSSSSVPSVQTLNTQPPKFFNPKLPPRTLSSSKKFEGSSDLVNLRYHMGPVLSSKPINVYLIWYGKWAQPQKLLIKDFLLSISTTDLRAAPSPSVAEWWRTVSLYTDQTGANVSRSLVVAREFADQKYSHGTHLTRLTVQQVIANAVRSAPFPVDHKHGIYLILTSQDVTVQDFCRAVCGFHYFTFPSLVGYTLPYAWVGNSGKQCPEVCAYPFALPGYMAGGGPGALSPPNKDVGVDGMISVIAHELAELASNPLVNAWYAGEDPTAPTEIGDLCEGLYGTGGGGGYIGQVMRDREGRTFNVNGRKGRKFLVQWIWSPVLKACAGPNAMN; encoded by the coding sequence ATGTCTCTCcccaatttcttcttcttcttcttcgtctccatTTTCCTCAGTCATGGtgtttcttcatcttcttcttcttcttcctctgttCCATCGGTTCAGACCCTCAACACACAGCCTCCCAAATTCTTCAACCCAAAGCTCCCTCCAAGAACCCTTTCTTCCTCCAAGAAGTTCGAGGGCTCGTCGGACCTGGTTAACCTCCGGTACCATATGGGTCCCGTACTCTCTTCCAAACCAATCAACGTTTACCTGATCTGGTATGGAAAATGGGCTCAACCCCAGAAGCTCCTCATCAAGGATTTCTTGCTCTCAATCTCCACCACCGATCTCCGCGCCGCACCTTCTCCTTCCGTCGCCGAGTGGTGGCGAACTGTTTCTCTCTACACCGATCAGACCGGAGCCAATGTGTCTCGCTCCCTCGTCGTCGCCCGTGAGTTTGCCGACCAGAAGTACTCCCACGGGACCCACCTCACGCGGCTCACCGTACAGCAGGTTATTGCCAACGCCGTCAGATCTGCTCCGTTCCCGGTCGATCACAAACACGGGATCTACCTCATCCTTACGTCCCAAGACGTCACTGTTCAGGACTTTTGTCGAGCAGTTTGTGGGTTTCACTACTTCACGTTTCCATCTTTGGTTGGCTACACTCTACCCTATGCTTGGGTCGGAAACTCCGGCAAACAGTGCCCGGAGGTCTGTGCCTACCCGTTCGCTTTGCCTGGGTACATGGCCGGCGGGGGTCCCGGAGCACTATCGCCGCCGAACAAGGATGTAGGTGTAGACGGGATGATTAGTGTGATAGCTCATGAGTTGGCGGAGCTTGCATCGAATCCATTGGTTAATGCCTGGTACGCAGGTGAGGATCCGACTGCTCCGACAGAGATTGGGGACCTGTGCGAGGGGTTGTACGGAACCGGTGGAGGAGGTGGGTATATTGGGCAGGTGATGAGGGATAGAGAAGGAAGGACCTTCAATGTCAATGGAAGGAAAGGGAGGAAATTCTTGGTTCAGTGGATTTGGAGCCCTGTTTTGAAAGCTTGCGCTGGTCCTAATGCTATGAACTAA